A section of the Methanocaldococcus sp. FS406-22 genome encodes:
- a CDS encoding 2-oxoacid:acceptor oxidoreductase subunit alpha, giving the protein MKVEFMQGNQACAKGAIKAGCRFFAGYPITPSTEIAEAMSRELPKVGGYYIQMEDEIGSIAAVIGASWGGLKAMTATSGPGFSLMQENIGFAYMTETPCVIVDIQRGGPSTGQPTMASQGDMMQCRWGSHGDYEVIALSPSSVQEMYDFTIMAFNYAEKYRIPVFVMADEIVGHMREKVVLHDNIEIIDRKKPDEKPCKKPYPFDKLIPEMPVFGEGYNVHITGLTHDERGYPDVSPETHDKLVRRIVNKIRKNKDEIIKWEGENIDAEIMFICYGSPSRTVKHAVRNLMEKGLDVGYIRLITVYPFPDELLKKLKAKKVIVPEMNLGQIYYEVERVCKKADEIILVDKIGGELHRPEELERAVLE; this is encoded by the coding sequence ATGAAAGTAGAATTTATGCAAGGAAATCAGGCATGTGCTAAAGGGGCTATAAAGGCTGGTTGTAGATTTTTTGCTGGCTATCCTATAACTCCTTCTACAGAGATAGCTGAGGCAATGTCAAGAGAGCTGCCAAAGGTTGGAGGTTACTATATACAGATGGAAGATGAGATTGGGAGTATAGCAGCAGTTATTGGAGCAAGCTGGGGAGGTTTAAAGGCAATGACGGCTACTTCAGGGCCGGGTTTTAGTTTAATGCAAGAGAATATCGGCTTTGCTTATATGACAGAGACACCATGCGTTATTGTAGATATTCAAAGAGGGGGGCCTTCAACAGGGCAACCAACCATGGCTTCCCAAGGAGACATGATGCAGTGTAGATGGGGAAGCCATGGGGATTATGAGGTTATAGCCTTATCTCCAAGCTCTGTTCAAGAGATGTATGACTTCACAATAATGGCATTCAACTATGCTGAAAAATATAGAATTCCAGTGTTTGTAATGGCTGATGAGATAGTTGGACACATGAGGGAGAAGGTTGTTTTGCATGACAACATTGAGATAATTGATAGAAAAAAACCAGATGAAAAACCATGCAAAAAGCCATATCCTTTTGATAAGCTAATTCCAGAGATGCCAGTGTTTGGTGAGGGTTATAATGTGCATATAACTGGATTAACTCATGATGAGAGAGGTTACCCAGATGTCTCTCCAGAGACACATGATAAGTTGGTTAGAAGAATAGTAAATAAAATTAGAAAGAATAAAGACGAGATAATTAAATGGGAAGGAGAAAATATAGATGCTGAGATAATGTTTATCTGCTATGGTTCTCCTTCAAGGACTGTGAAGCATGCAGTTAGAAATTTGATGGAAAAAGGCTTAGATGTTGGATACATAAGGTTGATAACAGTTTATCCATTCCCAGATGAATTGTTAAAAAAATTAAAGGCAAAGAAAGTCATAGTTCCAGAGATGAACTTAGGACAGATTTATTATGAGGTTGAGAGGGTTTGCAAAAAAGCTGATGAGATAATCTTAGTTGATAAGATTGGAGGAGAATTGCATAGACCAGAGGAGTTAGAGAGGGCTGTTTTGGAATAA